The proteins below come from a single Rosa rugosa chromosome 2, drRosRugo1.1, whole genome shotgun sequence genomic window:
- the LOC133728365 gene encoding mitochondrial ATP-independent inner membrane protease subunit 1a, translating into MRLLSHLKQWRAVATEAKHVSFAVAKFIGLIHLTESYLCSSTLLHGPSMLPTFNSSGDVVLAEHLSHRLGKVVPGDVVIVRSPDDPKKMVAKRVLGLEGDKVTFFDPHRIRKHNTTVVPKGHVWIQGDNTYSSFDSRSYGPVPYGLIQGRVFFRVWPPDGFGLVDD; encoded by the exons ATGAGACTCCTCAGTCACCTGAAACAATGGCGAGCCGTCGCAACCGAAGCCAAGCATGTCTCCTTCGCCGTCGCAAAGTTCATCGGTCTCATCCACCTCACCGAGTCCTACCTCTGCTCCTCTACCCTC TTGCACGGTCCGAGTATGCTCCCTACATTCAATTCCAGCGGCGATGTGGTGCTCGCCGAGCACCTATCCCATCGATTAGGGAAGGTGGTCCCCGGTGACGTCGTCATAGTTCGGTCTCCCGACGACCCGAAAAAGATGGTGGCCAAGCGGGTCCTCGGTTTGGAGGGTGATAAGGTCACTTTTTTCGACCCCCATCGGATTCGCAAGCACAATACGACTGTG GTTCCGAAGGGGCATGTTTGGATTCAGGGAGATAACACTTATTCGTCCTTTGATTCACGGTCATATGGACCTGTGCCATATGGTCTTATTCAAGGCAGAGTGTTTTTCAGG GTATGGCCACCTGATGGCTTTGGATTAGTGGATGATTAA
- the LOC133734349 gene encoding glucan endo-1,3-beta-D-glucosidase isoform X1 yields MAKATLTLLLLLLSFASEILVMVNGQQKTWCVAKPSTDQATLLANLNFACSHVDCRILQGGCPCSSPDNLMNHASIAMNLYYQAKGRNQWNCDFRCSALIVMTNPSYGDCIYA; encoded by the exons ATGGCTAAAGCAACTCTCACTCTTTTGCTCCTGCTCTTGTCCTTCGCTTCAG AAATATTGGTAATGGTAAATGGGCAG CAGAAAACTTGGTGTGTGGCCAAACCTTCAACAGACCAAGCAACGCTTTTAGCGAATCTGAATTTCGCATGCTCTCACGTAGATTGTCGGATTCTTCAAGGTGGATGTCCATGCTCCTCTCCGGATAATCTCATGAATCATGCCTCTATAGCCATGAATCTATACTACCAAGCTAAGGGAAGGAACCAGTGGAATTGTGATTTTAGGTGCTCTGCTCTTATTGTCATGACTAATCCAA GTTATGGCGACTGCATCTATGCATAA
- the LOC133734349 gene encoding glucan endo-1,3-beta-D-glucosidase isoform X2, producing MAKATLTLLLLLLSFASEILVMVNGQKTWCVAKPSTDQATLLANLNFACSHVDCRILQGGCPCSSPDNLMNHASIAMNLYYQAKGRNQWNCDFRCSALIVMTNPSYGDCIYA from the exons ATGGCTAAAGCAACTCTCACTCTTTTGCTCCTGCTCTTGTCCTTCGCTTCAG AAATATTGGTAATGGTAAATGGGCAG AAAACTTGGTGTGTGGCCAAACCTTCAACAGACCAAGCAACGCTTTTAGCGAATCTGAATTTCGCATGCTCTCACGTAGATTGTCGGATTCTTCAAGGTGGATGTCCATGCTCCTCTCCGGATAATCTCATGAATCATGCCTCTATAGCCATGAATCTATACTACCAAGCTAAGGGAAGGAACCAGTGGAATTGTGATTTTAGGTGCTCTGCTCTTATTGTCATGACTAATCCAA GTTATGGCGACTGCATCTATGCATAA
- the LOC133728364 gene encoding solanesyl diphosphate synthase 2, chloroplastic-like yields the protein MMSMTCRSLDFGRTVLDLVACGCSSNAVLDRSSIRNYRKVNTKGSSRGYGARQVVFGGRDRTRCGVSSMNAAETLLNGVPEGLPRVLELKEEKRRPISLTNLFEVVADDLLTLNQNLLSIVGAENPVLMSAAEQIFGAGGKRMRPALVFLVSRATAEIVGLEELTKEHRRLAEIIEMIHTASLIHDDVLDESDMRRGKETVHQMFGTRVAVLAGDFMFAQSSWYLANLENLQVIKLISQVIKDFASGEIKQASSLFDCDVKLDEYLIKSYYKTASLIAASTKGAAIFSGVDNNVAEKMYDYGKNLGLSFQVVDDILDFTQSAEQLGKPAGTDLAKGNLTAPVIFALEKEPKLRDMIESEFSETGSLDEAIDLVKSCGGIEQAQELAREKAQLAIQNLECLPRTAFRLALEDMVMFNLERID from the exons ATGATGTCAATGACATGCCGTAGTCTTGATTTTGGAAGAACTGTATTGGATTTGGTGGCTTGTGGTTGTTCTTCAAATGCTGTGTTGGACCGCTCTTCAATAAGGAATTACAGAAAGGTAAATACTAAGGGGAGTAGTAGAGGTTATGGAGCTAGGCAGGTAGTTTTTGGTGGGAGGGACCGGACTAGGTGCGGAGTTTCTTCAATGAATGCAGCTGAGACTCTGCTAAATG GTGTTCCTGAAGGCCTTCCAAGAGTCTTGGAGTTgaaggaagagaagagaaggCCCATTTCGCTGACGAATTTGTTTGAAGTGGTAGCTGATGACCTCTTGACATTAAATCAAAATCTTCTATCA ATTGTTGGTGCAGAAAACCCGGTCTTAATGTCCGCAGCTGAGCAGATATTTGGCGCTGGTGGGAAGCGGATGAGACCAGCTTTGGTGTTTCTAGTCTCAAGAGCAACAGCAGAAATAGTTGGGTTGGA GGAACTTACAAAAGAACATCGACGATTGGCAGAGATTATTGAAATGATCCATACAGCAAGCTTGATACATGATGATGTATTGGATGAAAGTGACATGCGAAGAG GGAAGGAAACTGTTCATCAAATGTTTGGTACAAGAGTGGCTGTGCTAGCTGGGGACTTCATGTTTGCACAGTCATCATGGTATCTTGCAAATCTTGAAAATCTTCAGGTCATTAAGCTCATTAGCCAG GTTATCAAAGATTTTGCAAGTGGTGAAATAAAGCAGGCATCTAGCTTGTTTGACTGTGATGTCAAACTCGACGAGTACTTAATCAAGAGCTACTACAAAACAGCCTCTTTAATTGCTGCCAGTACCAAAGGAGCTGCTATTTTTAGTGGGGTTGACAACAATGTAGCTGAGAAAATGTATGACTATGGCAAGAATCTTGGTCTGTCTTTCCAAGTTGTTGATGACATATTGGATTTTACACAGTCGGCAGAGCAGCTGGGGAAGCCTGCTGGAACTGATCTGGCCAAAGGAAACCTTACTGCCCCGGTTATTTTTGCTCTGGAGAAAGAGCCAAAACTTAGAGATATGATTGAATCAGAATTCAGTGAAACTGGTTCACTTGACGAAGCCATTGATTTGGTTAAGAGTTGTGGCGGCATTGAACAAGCACAAGAATTAGCCAGAGAAAAAGCTCAGCTTGCAATCCAAAATCTCGAGTGCCTTCCTCGGACTGCATTTCGATTAGCTCTAGAGGATATGGTGATGTTTAATCTTGAACGGATTGATTAG
- the LOC133728361 gene encoding fatty-acid-binding protein 3, chloroplastic — protein sequence MFEAEAICTPALLQLPIPTRKFISFKPRIGFLTRISTPNVLLCQTHHYSCSLFSTQQDSRAQNRSSFSLNASSSSVGSAGYIEEPATKVRFQTSLSLPGCSSSLALLGTGYREKVFAIIGVKVYAAGLYVNQSILNNLNAWKGRSAAVIQRDPSLFSSIFHSPFEKSLQIILVRDVDGKTFWNALNDAISPRIKSPTSVDESALSTFRSTFERQPLKKGTFIFLTWPQTSKMLVSISSNGLPSSVDATIESENVSSALFDVFFGDAPVSPPLKASVASGLESILK from the exons ATGTTTGAAGCTGAAGCAATTTGCACTCCAGCATTGCTCCAATTACCCATTCCCACCAGAAAATTTATCTCCTTCAAACCCAGAATTGGGTTTCTGACCAGAATTTCAACTCCAAATGTCTTGCTTTGCCAAACCCATCATTACTCTTGCTCTCTCTTTTCTACTCAACAGGACAGTAGAGCTCAGAACAGAAGCAGTTTCTCTTTAAATGCTTCCTCATCTTCAG TTGGAAGTGCAGGATACATAGAGGAGCCTGCTACCAAAGTGAGATTTCAAACATCTTTGAGCTTGCCTGGGTGCTCGAGTTCATTGGCATTGCTTGGAACTG GATACAGGGAAAAAGTCTTTGCAATTATTGGCGTTAAAGTATATGCTGCGGGATTATACGTAAATCAGTCCATCTTAAATAACTTGAATGCCTGGAAAGGGAGATCAGCTGCTGTGATTCAGAGGGATCCATCCTTGTTCAGCTCCATTTTTCATT CTCCTTTTGAGAAATCATTACAGATTATTCTGGTTAGAGATGTTGATGGGAAAACATTCTGGAATGCCTTGAATGATGCCATCTCTCCAAGAATCAAATCACCCACTTCTGTTGATGAGTCCGCACTGTCCACTTTCCGCAGTACCTTCGAAAGGCAACCCCTTAAAAAGGGAACATTCATATTTTTGACTTGGCCGCAGACTTCCAAAATGCTT GTTTCTATCTCATCTAATGGGCTTCCGTCTAGTGTGGATGCTACAATAGAATCAGAAAACGTGAGTTCGGCACTTTTTGATGTGTTCTTTGGAGATGCTCCAGTTTCTCCTCCCTTAAAGGCTTCTGTTGCAAGTGGATTGGAATCAATCCTCAAGTAG